A genomic region of Chionomys nivalis chromosome 12, mChiNiv1.1, whole genome shotgun sequence contains the following coding sequences:
- the Lacc1 gene encoding purine nucleoside phosphorylase LACC1: MAEAVVIDLFGLKLNSQKICHQTLLKTLNGIHHHHAPKAKFLCIMCGSNITKERGGENDLSDMEAGNGFPLLTRDFETVSNSSVAASLYTIKQKIDEKNLSHIKVIVPEHRKTFLKAFIDQLFTEVYDFEFEDLQGAWGEILLKSSTEINVPTTHQLEEIRSEIEAYLRSLPTLKGDLTIITSPLIPDTFIHGFTTRAGGISYIPTLSSLNLFSSCKRRDPKLVVQENLRRLANVAGFNAEKFYRIKTDHANEVWVMGKKEPESYDGIVTNQRGVTITALGADCITIVFADPVKKACGVAHSGWKGTLLGVAMATVNAMTTEYGCNPEDILVVLGPSVGPCCFALPREQATSFHDLHPSCVRQFDSLNPYVDIRKATRILLERGGILPQHIHDQKGDLDLCTSCHPDKFFSHVRDGLNFGTQIGFISIRE, from the exons ATGGCAGAAGCCGTCGTGATTGATCTCTTCGGTTTAaaattgaactcacagaaaatcTGCCATCAGACATTACTGAAGACATTGAACGGTATCCACCACCACCATGCCCCCAAGGCCAAGTTCCTTTGCATAATGTGTGGTAGTAACATCACCAAAGAAAGGGGCGGTGAAAACGATCTTTCTGACATGGAAGCAGGAAATGGATTTCCACTTCTCACGAGAGATTTTGAGACTGTTAGCAATTCCAGTGTGGCGGCCTCTTTGTATACAATTAAACAAAAAATTGATGAAAAAAATTTGAGCCACATTAAGGTGATTGTACCCGAGCACAGGAAAACGTTCTTGAAGGCTTTTATCGATCAGCTCTTCACTGAAGTCTATGATTTTGAGTTTGAAGATTTACAGGGAGCTTGGGGAGAGATCCTGTTGAAATCGTCCACCGAAATAAACGTACCCACAACTCATCAACTAGAGGAAATCCGAAGTGAAATAGAAGCGTACTTGAGAAGCCTGCCGACCCTGAAAGGGGACTTAACTATTATCACATCTCCTTTGATCCCAG ATACCTTCATCCATGGATTTACGACAAGAGCAGGTGGCATATCCTACATCCCAACCCTTAGCTCACTCAATCTTTTCAGTAGCTGCAAACGGAGAGATCCCAAACTAGTTGTTCAAGAAAATCTTCGTAGGTTGGCGAATGTTGCAGGATTTAATGCAGAGAAATTTTATCGAATAAAG ACCGATCACGCCAATGAAGTGTGGGTCATGGGGAAGAAGGAGCCGGAATCCTATGATGGAATAGTCACAAACCAGAGAGGAGTCACAATCACAGCTCTCGGTGCTGACTGCATTACTATAGTCTTCGCGGATCCTGTGAAAAAGGCATGTGGGGTTGCTCACTCTG GCTGGAAAGGTACTTTGCTAGGCGTAGCTATGGCTACTGTGAACGCTATGACCACAGAGTACGGCTGTAACCCGGAAGACATCCTTGTTGTTCTGGGGCCTTCAGTAGGCCCCTGCTGCTTCGCTCTTCCCAGAGAACAGGCAACCTCCTTTCACGATCTTCATCCCTCGTGTGTGCGACAGTTCGACTCACTGAATCCCTATGTTGACATCCGAAAAGCCACCAG GATTCTTCTAGAACGGGGAGGAATTCTTCCACAGCATATTCATGACCAGAAGGGAGATCTTGATCTCTGCACATCCTGCCATCCTGATAAGTTTTTCTCCCACGTTCGGGATGGGCTTAACTTCGGTACACAGATTGGCTTCATATCCATTAGAGAATGA